The Desulfomonilia bacterium sequence ATAGAGGATCTTACCGACAGGCTGAAACAGGGCAAGATATACCCTCACGAAAGGGTGGAAAAGGCCCTTTCAAACTTCTTCAGGAAGGCCAACCTCGAGCAGCTGAGAGAGCTGGCACTGAGGGAGCTGGCTTCCCAGATCGATCTTAAGACAAGAGAGACAAACGGGGAAGAAGCTGCCTCGACCCCTGATCAGATAATGGTGTGCCTGAGCTCCATGGGGCCCAACAGCGAAAAACTTCTAAGGTATGCCTCAAGGTTTGCAGGCAGGCTCAACAGGAACTGGTATGCGGTATATATACAGACCCCTTCGGAAGACCCTGCGAATGTCGATTCAAAAACCCAGCGCATTCTCAACGACACACTCACGCTTGCCAAACAGCTTGGCGCCCTTGTCTTCACATATAAGGGGCAAGATATAGCGGCGACGATACTTCAGTTTGCAAGGGAATACAGGGTGGGACATATCATTCTTGGCAGCCCCGCATTAATGCCATGGTGGAAACGGCTTCTGGGAAAAAAGGACATCGCAGAAAGGCTGATGCACGAAAGCAGTGATACGACAATCGTTGTTCTTGATACGAAGAAACCGGCAATAGCGGAGAGTATAGATGAAGAAAAGCCTGCCGAAATTTTAAAATCCCTTTCACCGTCCTCATCCGCCAACGCGAACCTCTTGAGCAGGTTCATGCCCGAAGAGGGGATTATCATCTACAAGGACAGCATAGGCAAAGATGAGGTATTAAAAGATCTGTGCAGTCTTGCAGCAGGATTTTCAGGCATGGAGGATCCCGGAATGATTCTTTCAGCTGTACTTGAAAGGGAAAGCCAGGGATCGACGTTTTATAACGAGGGCGCTGCCCTGCCGCATGCAAGGATCAGCGGGCTCAGAAAAAGTGTTGTGGTGCTGGGGTTAACTAAAGGCGGCGTGTCAGGGTCCGGTACAGACAAACCTGTTCAATGCGTGTTCCTGCTGCTTTCACCGCTTGAGCATCCCGACATGCAGGTGCGTCTGCTGGGACTCATCAGCAGGACATTAATGGATAAGGAGCTGACAGAAAAACTGCTCGCTTCCGGGACTTCAAAAGAAGCCTACGATACGCTCGCTAACTGGGAATATAAAAGACAATAGAGTGAGCAAACTACATGCTCCGGCAAACATAAGCGTATAATATCACATCAAGGCGTTAAC is a genomic window containing:
- a CDS encoding PTS sugar transporter subunit IIA gives rise to the protein MEANRADSFLKMIQGSKRGRLKVYLGYAAGVGKTYEMLQEAHRLQASGVDVVVGLVETHGRKETGALLNGLEIIPRIRHEYRGITLEEMDTDAIISRRPQVVLVDELAHTNVPGGRYAKRYEDVQKILSAGIHVITTLNIQHIESLYNIVEKASGVKVLERIPDSVLADADEIVNVDLTIEDLTDRLKQGKIYPHERVEKALSNFFRKANLEQLRELALRELASQIDLKTRETNGEEAASTPDQIMVCLSSMGPNSEKLLRYASRFAGRLNRNWYAVYIQTPSEDPANVDSKTQRILNDTLTLAKQLGALVFTYKGQDIAATILQFAREYRVGHIILGSPALMPWWKRLLGKKDIAERLMHESSDTTIVVLDTKKPAIAESIDEEKPAEILKSLSPSSSANANLLSRFMPEEGIIIYKDSIGKDEVLKDLCSLAAGFSGMEDPGMILSAVLERESQGSTFYNEGAALPHARISGLRKSVVVLGLTKGGVSGSGTDKPVQCVFLLLSPLEHPDMQVRLLGLISRTLMDKELTEKLLASGTSKEAYDTLANWEYKRQ